The following is a genomic window from Candidatus Rokuibacteriota bacterium.
GCTCGACGAGCAATAGGGGCGTGTTGGAGTAAGTGCCCTTCGGGCGCGGGCTTCGCCCGCGCAACCTATTCTGGGGGAGGCCTCGGAGGGGGCCGTCGAGGCCCCCTCCGAATTTTGCTAGGGGAAGGACGGCCCGGCGGACCCCCGGGCGATCAAAAGGCGCGCTCGCCGGGCGTCGGGTGCGGCGACCTGCACGATCACCTCGCCCTGGTCCCCGACGGTGAACGGGTGGACGGAGTGGGCGAGCCGGGTCTGGAGCAGGCACTGGATCCCTTCGGACTCCAGGAGCCCCTTGAGCACGAGCGCCTCGGCCTGATCGCGGCAGCGATGGACTTCGACGAAGCTGCGCTCGTCCTGGCGCGCGCTTGGGGCTTCGGTACGGCTCCCGTCTGGCTCGCGCTGCCGCCCAGGAAAACGAATTACCTTCGCTTTGCGCGCCACGGT
Proteins encoded in this region:
- a CDS encoding DUF2007 domain-containing protein, which produces MARKAKVIRFPGRQREPDGSRTEAPSARQDERSFVEVHRCRDQAEALVLKGLLESEGIQCLLQTRLAHSVHPFTVGDQGEVIVQVAAPDARRARLLIARGSAGPSFP